The following coding sequences are from one Salvia hispanica cultivar TCC Black 2014 chromosome 3, UniMelb_Shisp_WGS_1.0, whole genome shotgun sequence window:
- the LOC125214875 gene encoding RNA-binding protein PNO1 — MDVEAAAAPPKKPPVLFAQKPNFRPLSAHEISDGQIQFRKISVPPHRYTPLKKAWLEIYTPIYDEMKIDIRMNLKARRVELKTRHDTPDVSNLQKCADFVHAFMLGFDVIDAVALLRMDELYVESFEIKDVKTLKGEHLSRAIGRLSGKGGKTKFAIENSTRTRIVIADSKIHMLGSFANIKVARDSLCSLILGSPAAKVYSKLRAVTARLAERF; from the coding sequence ATGGATGTCGAAGCCGCAGCCGCTCCCCCGAAGAAGCCGCCGGTCCTATTCGCGCAGAAACCGAACTTCCGGCCGCTCTCGGCCCACGAAATCTCCGACGGACAGATCCAATTCCGCAAAATCTCCGTCCCGCCGCACCGCTACACTCCGCTGAAAAAGGCGTGGCTCGAAATCTACACACCGATCTACGACGAGATGAAAATCGACATCCGGATGAATCTGAAGGCGCGCAGGGTCGAGCTGAAGACCCGGCACGACACCCCCGACGTGAGCAACCTCCAGAAGTGCGCCGACTTCGTCCACGCCTTCATGCTCGGGTTCGACGTGATCGACGCGGTGGCGCTGCTTCGGATGGATGAGCTGTACGTGGAGTCGTTCGAGATCAAGGATGTGAAGACGCTGAAGGGGGAGCACCTGTCCCGAGCGATCGGGCGGCTGAGTGGGAAAGGGGGAAAGACGAAATTCGCAATTGAGAATTCAACTAGGACGAGGATTGTGATTGCGGATTCGAAGATTCATATGCTTGGGTCGTTTGCTAACATTAAGGTCGCGAGGGACTCGCTGTGTAGTCTGATTTTGGGGTCCCCTGCTGCTAAAGTTTATTCTAAGCTGAGAGCAGTCACAGCTCGCCTCGCTGAAAGGTTTTGA
- the LOC125209725 gene encoding uncharacterized protein LOC125209725, with protein sequence MNPDDYDLSTSDGCRRALTRALFDVVNDAKAECLAQMQWEQAAEAPVPRPIRRRTFVPREHDVAHERLFADYFAENPRWGLNVFHRRFRMRRDLFLRIVHTLEGRDEYFQYREDGIDRPGLTPLQKCTVAIRQLAYGTTADMFDEYLHVGDTTGRECLKIFCKLVVEAFGDTYLRRPTANDCQSLMRMHKTTINCPIGERRVLFAAKQESARKDVERAFGVLQSWWAIVKGPTRFWYKEVIADVMYACIIMHNMIVEQERGHVTNWVDDEAGSSSSTATSPVTRGLPTGFGAVLERQASMRNQQDHTQLMTDMIEEVWNRNHRR encoded by the exons atgaatcccgacgACTACGATTTGAGTACATCGGATGGCTGCAGACGGGCCTTGACTCGAGCCTTGTTCGATGTCGTTAATGATGCCAAGGCGGAATGCTTGGCACAAATGCAGTGGGAGCAGGCGGCGGAGGCGCCGGTCCCTCGCCCGATACGACGTCGGACGTTTGTTCCCCGCGAGCACGACGTAGCGCATGAACGTCTGTTCGCAGATTATTTTGCCGAGAATCCAAGGTGGGGCCTGAATGTTTTTCACCGACGTTTTAGAATGAGGCGAGATCTTTTTCTCCGCATTGTGCACACGTTGGAGGGACGTGATGAGTACTTCCAGTATCGGGAAGACGGGATCGACAGACCCGGACTTACGCCGTTGCagaagtgcacggttgcgaTTCGCCAATTGGCCTACGGCACAACAgcggatatgttcgacgagtaccttcacGTCGGGGATACAACTGGCCGTGAATGTCTGAAGATATTTTGTAAGTTAGTTGTGGAGGCTTTTGGTGACACATATTTGCGACGCCCGACTGCTAATGATTGCCAGAGCCTGATGCGGATGCACAAGACG ACGATCAACTGCCCAATTGGTGAGAGGAGAGTCTTGTTTGCGGCAAAGCAGGAGTCCGCGCgaaaggatgtggagcgggcttttggggtgctccaatcgtGGTGGGCAATCGTGAAAGGTCCGACGCGTTTCTGGTACAAGGAAGTCATCGCCGacgtcatgtatgcgtgcatcatcatgcataacatgatagtcgaacaagAACGTGGCCATGTCACCAATTGGGTGGATGATGAAGCCGGATCTAGCTCCAGCACGGCGACCTCGCCGGTCACTCGAGGATTACCGACTGGCTTCGGTGCGGTTCTAGAGCGACAGGCCTCAATGCGCAACCAACAAGACCATACTCAACTCATGaccgacatgattgaagaagtttggaaccGCAACCACCGCCGTTGA
- the LOC125214874 gene encoding NAC domain-containing protein 19-like isoform X1 codes for MGEVPPRRGFNPRDEDIIREYLTRKSNEEGFHTNLIHTVNFYDFDPDYLSGVHGASGDGVWYFFTKRKRSNRPTQVVDRRAGNGDWKVVDAVQDIMHDGRAIGVKSGFAYYTGPYRKTVRADWTMKEFRAPETQVRFDVWVVCKMYKYKSISKRGNTTSICDVGNEAGSSRKRNHDRDEKDGKANSTQYKRHAKSSTAAASARFECFKLINKFKTDDSMN; via the exons ATGGGTGAGGTACCTCCGCGTCGCGGATTTAACCCGAGGGACGAGGACATAATCCGTGAGTATCTGACGAGGAAAAGCAACGAGGAGGGGTTTCACACCAACTTGATCCATACggttaatttttatgatttcgATCCAGATTATCTTTCTG GAGTACATGGAGCAAGTGGAGACGGAGTGTGGTATTTCTTCActaagagaaagagaagtaATAGACCCACTCAGGTGGTGGACAGGAGAGCAGGGAATGGAGATTGGAAGGTTGTTGATGCTGTTCAAGATATCATGCATGATGGACGAGCAATTGGGGTGAAAAGTGGGTTTGCCTACTACACAGGGCCATATCGAAAAACTGTTAGGGCTGATTGGACGATGAAAGAATTCAGAGCACCAGAAACCCAAGTGAGG TTTGATGTTTGGGTTGTGTGTAAGATGTACAAGTACAAGTCAATCAGTAAAAGAGGCAACACTACTTCGATCTGTGATGTGGGGAATGAAGCCGGGagttcaagaaaaagaaaccaTGACAGAGACGAGAAAGATGGAAAGGCGAACAGCACACAGTACAAACGTCATGCAAAGAGCTCAACTGCAGCTGCAAGCGCAAGGTTTGAATGTTTTAAGCTAATAAACAAGTTCAAAACTGATGACAGCATGAATTGA
- the LOC125214876 gene encoding NAC domain-containing protein JA2L-like produces MGELAQVREFKPADEEIIREYLMRKINDEAFHTDIINTVQFYASDPDNLSQRHSAGGDRVWFYFTKRNRRYSHADVADRRAGDGYSKVIGALKRITPNGERIGSRRLFVYFTGKSPDSVQTDWLMQEFAATENHARMGDWVVCKMYKTTRKGGGSSLIRDAVNHVGEANNNPAYAEIDET; encoded by the exons ATGGGCGAATTAGCTCAGGTTCGCGAATTTAAACCGGCGGATGAAGAGATAATCCGTGAGTATCTGATGAGGAAAATCAACGATGAGGCGTTTCACACCGACATTATCAATACAGTTCAATTCTATGCTTCCGATCCAGATAATCTTTCTC AAAGGCATAGCGCAGGTGGAGACAGAGTGTGGTTTTACTTCACAAAGAGAAATAGAAGGTATAGCCATGCTGATGTGGCGGACAGGAGAGCAGGGGATGGATATTCGAAGGTTATTGGTGCTCTCAAACGTATCACGCCTAACGGAGAAAGAATTGGGTCGCGCAGGCTGTTCGTCTACTTCACAGGGAAAAGTCCAGATTCTGTTCAGACTGATTGGCTGATGCAAGAATTCGCAGCGACAGAAAACCACGCAAGG ATGGGTGATTGGGTTGTGTGTAAGATGTATAAGACAACCAGGAAAGGCGGCGGCTCTAGTTTGATTCGTGATGCAGTGAACCATGTTGGAGAGGCGAACAACAACCCGGCCTATGCTGAAATTGATGAAACATGA
- the LOC125214874 gene encoding NAC domain-containing protein 55-like isoform X2, translated as MGEVPPRRGFNPRDEDIIREYLTRKSNEEGFHTNLIHTVNFYDFDPDYLSGVHGASGDGVWYFFTKRKRSNRPTQVVDRRAGNGDWKVVDAVQDIMHDGRAIGVKSGFAYYTGPYRKTVRADWTMKEFRAPETQVRFDVWVVCKMYKYKSISKRGNTTSICDVGNEAGSSRKRNHDRDEKDGKANSTQYKRHAKSSTAAASAR; from the exons ATGGGTGAGGTACCTCCGCGTCGCGGATTTAACCCGAGGGACGAGGACATAATCCGTGAGTATCTGACGAGGAAAAGCAACGAGGAGGGGTTTCACACCAACTTGATCCATACggttaatttttatgatttcgATCCAGATTATCTTTCTG GAGTACATGGAGCAAGTGGAGACGGAGTGTGGTATTTCTTCActaagagaaagagaagtaATAGACCCACTCAGGTGGTGGACAGGAGAGCAGGGAATGGAGATTGGAAGGTTGTTGATGCTGTTCAAGATATCATGCATGATGGACGAGCAATTGGGGTGAAAAGTGGGTTTGCCTACTACACAGGGCCATATCGAAAAACTGTTAGGGCTGATTGGACGATGAAAGAATTCAGAGCACCAGAAACCCAAGTGAGG TTTGATGTTTGGGTTGTGTGTAAGATGTACAAGTACAAGTCAATCAGTAAAAGAGGCAACACTACTTCGATCTGTGATGTGGGGAATGAAGCCGGGagttcaagaaaaagaaaccaTGACAGAGACGAGAAAGATGGAAAGGCGAACAGCACACAGTACAAACGTCATGCAAAGAGCTCAACTGCAGCTGCAAGCGCAAG GTGA
- the LOC125214868 gene encoding 5-methyltetrahydropteroyltriglutamate--homocysteine methyltransferase-like, with product MASHIVGYPRMGPKRELKFALESFWDGKSSAEDLEKVAAGLRASIWKQMSDVGIKYIPSNTFSYYDQVLDTTAMLGAVPPRYNWTGGEIGFSTFFSMARGNASVPAMEMTKWFDTNYHFIVPELGPDVNFSYASHKAVNEYKEAKAQGVDTVPVLVGPVSYLLLSKPAKGVEKTFPLLSLLDKILPIYKEVIAELKAAGASWIQFDEPTLVMDLESHQLEAFTKAYADLQPALSGVDVLVETYFADIPGAAFKTLTSLSGVSGFGFDLVRGTQTLDLIKGGFPSGKYLFAGVVDGRNIWANDLDASLSTLQSLESIVGKDKLVVSTSSSLLHTAVDLVNETKLDQEIKSWLAFAAQKVVEVNALAKALTGQKDEAYFSANATAQASRKSSPRVNNEAVQKAAAALKGSDHRRATDVTSRLDAQQKKLNLPILPTTTIGSFPQTVELRRVRREYKAKKISEEDYDKAIKEEINKVVKLQEELDIDVLVHGEPERNDMVEYFGEQLSGFAFTANGWVQSYGSRCVKPPIIYGDVSRPNPMTVYWSSAAQSMTKRPMKGMLTGPVTILNWSFVRNDQPRSETCYQIALAIKDEVEDLEKAGITVIQIDEAALREGLPLRKSEHAFYLDWAVHSFRITNVGVQDTTQIHTHMCYSNFNDIIQSIINMDADVITIENSRSDEKLLSVFREGVKYGAGIGPGVYDIHSPRIPSTDEIADRINKMLAVLETNILWVNPDCGLKTRKYGEVKPALENMVSACKILRTKLGSA from the exons ATGGCATCCCATATTGTTGGATACCCTCGTATGGGTCCCAAGAGAGAGCTCAAATTTGCACTGGAATCGTTCTGGGATGGCAAGAGCAGCGCTGAGGATTTGGAAAAGGTGGCAGCTGGTCTCAGAGCATCCATTTGGAAGCAGATGTCTGATGTTGGGATTAAGTACATCCCCAGCAACACATTCTCATACTATGATCAGGTGCTTGACACAACTGCGATGCTCGGTGCTGTTCCCCCAAGATACAACTGGACTGGTGGTGAGATTGGTTTCTCCACTTTCTTCTCCATGGCCAGAGGAAACGCCTCTGTTCCTGCTATGGAGATGACCAAGTGGTTTGATACCAACTA CCACTTCATTGTCCCAGAATTGGGCCCTGATGTGAATTTTTCTTATGCTTCCCACAAAGCCGTTAATGAATACAAAGAAGCTAAGGCG CAAGGTGTTGATACTGTTCCAGTTCTTGTTGGTCCTGTTTCATACTTGTTGCTTTCCAAACCTGCCAAGGGTGTCGAGAAAACATtccctcttctttctcttcttgaCAAAATTCTTCCAATCTACAA GGAAGTTATTGCTGAGCTAAAGGCAGCCGGTGCATCTTGGATTCAGTTTGATGAGCCCACCTTAGTTATGGATCTCGAGTCTCACCAGTTGGAAGCATTCACAAAGGCATATGCTGACCTGCAACCAGCTTTGTCTGGCGTCGATGTTCTAGTTGAGACTTATTTTGCTGACATTCCCGGGGCTGCATTTAAAACCCTTACCTCATTGAGTGGAGTTTCTGGTTTTGGCTTTGATTTGGTTCGTGGAACCCAGACCCTTGATTTAATCAAGGGTGGTTTTCCATCTGGAAAATATCTCTTTGCTGGAGTTGTTGACGGAAGGAACATTTGGGCTAATGATCTGGATGCATCCCTCTCCACTCTGCAGTCTCTTGAAAGCATAGTGGGAAAGG ATAAACTTGTTGTGTCTACCTCATCCTCACTTCTCCATACTGCGGTAGATCTAGTAAATGAGACTAAGTTGGACCAAGAAATTAAATCATGGCTCGCATTTGCAGCTCAAAAGGTTGTTGAAGTGAATGCTTTGGCAAAGGCGTTGACTGGTCAGAAGGATGAG GCATACTTCTCAGCCAATGCTACGGCTCAGGCATCTAGGAAATCTTCACCTAGGGTGAACAATGAAGCTGTCCAAAAGGCT GCTGCTGCACTGAAGGGTTCTGATCATCGCCGTGCTACAGATGTTACCTCCAGACTTGATGCTCAACAGAAGAAGCTTAACCTTCCAATCCTCCCAACCACCACTATTGGTTCCTTCCCACAGACAGTGGAGCTCAGAAGAGTGCGTCGTGAATACAAGGCCAAGAA GATCTCTGAGGAGGACTATGATAAGGCCATCAAAGAGGAGATCAACAAGGTTGTGAAGCTTCAAGAAGAGCTTGACATTGATGTTCTTGTCCACGGAGAACCAGAG AGAAACGATATGGTTGAGTACTTCGGAGAGCAGCTATCTGGTTTTGCCTTCACAGCAAATGGCTGGGTGCAATCATATGGATCTCGATGTGTGAAGCCACCAATCATTTATGGTGATGTCAGTCGCCCCAACCCAATGACTGTCTACTGGTCATCTGCTGCCCAGAGCATGACCAAGCGCCCGATGAAGGGAATGCTTACCGGCCCTGTTACCATCCTCAATTGGTCTTTCGTGAGAAACGACCAACCGAG ATCCGAGACATGTTATCAGATTGCTTTGGCCATTAAGGATGAAGTCGAGGATCTTGAGAAGGCCGGTATCACCGTGATCCAAATTGACGAGGCTGCATTGAGAGAAGGGTTGCCTCTCCGCAAATCCGAGCATGCTTTTTACTTGGACTGGGCTGTACACTCCTTCAGAATCACCAACGTTGGTGTCCAAGATACCACCCAG ATCCACACCCACATGTGCTACTCCAACTTCAACGACATCATCCAGTCCATCATCAACATGGACGCCGACGTGATCACTATTGAGAACTCACGTTCGGACGAGAAGCTGCTGTCAGTGTTCCGCGAGGGAGTCAAGTACGGAGCTGGGATCGGGCCGGGTGTGTACGACATCCACTCCCCGAGAATCCCATCCACGGATGAGATTGCGGACCGGATCAACAAGATGCTTGCGGTCCTTGAGACAAACATCTTGTGGGTGAACCCAGACTGCGGTCTCAAGACTCGAAAATACGGAGAGGTGAAGCCGGCCCTCGAGAACATGGTGTCTGCTTGCAAGATTCTCCGAACCAAGCTTGGCAGTGCATAA
- the LOC125209724 gene encoding NAC domain-containing protein JA2L-like translates to MDEFNPTDEEIIREYLMKKINNEAFHTDMISPVHFYAFTPDYLSGVHGASGDGVWYFFTKRKRSNRPTQVVDRRAGNGDWKVVDVDKHIVHDGRSIGVKSGFAYYAGPYRKTARTDWTMKEFRAPENQVRMYKYKSTSKKGNSKSIRDVVNEAGSSRKRNHDGEEKDGKVNKRRAKSSTASASCR, encoded by the exons ATGGACGAATTTAACCCGACGGATGAGGAGATAATCCGTGAGTATCTGATGAAGAAGATCAACAATGAGGCGTTTCACACCGACATGATCAGTCCGGTTCACTTCTATGCTTTCACTCCAGATTATCTTTCTG GAGTACATGGAGCAAGTGGAGACGGAGTGTGGTATTTCTTCActaagagaaagagaagtaATAGACCCACTCAGGTGGTGGACAGAAGAGCAGGGAATGGAGATTGGAAGGTTGTTGATGTTGATAAACATATCGTGCATGATGGACGATCAATTGGGGTGAAAAGTGGGTTCGCCTACTACGCAGGGCCATATCGAAAAACTGCTAGGACTGATTGGACGATGAAAGAATTCAGAGCACCAGAGAACCAAGTGAGg ATGTACAAGTACAAGTCAACCAGTAAAAAAGGCAACTCTAAGTCGATCCGTGATGTGGTGAATGAAGCCGGGagttcaagaaaaagaaaccaTGACGGAGAAGAGAAAGATGGAAAGGTGAACAAACGTCGTGCGAAGAGCTCAACTGCAAGCGCAAG CTGCAGGTGA